A stretch of DNA from Deltaproteobacteria bacterium:
TGATCGAAACCGAAGCGCGGCAAATCATGCAAACAGTTTTCACCGCCGCCGGAGCTTGATCCAGTGCTCGAAGGAATTCGGATGTTTCACCACGGAGACACAGAGTTCACAGAGTTTTTTTACTCCTATTCCTCCTCTGTGAACTCCGCGCCTCCGCAGTGAATAATCCGAACTATCCCCACCGATTGATCGAGGAGTTTTCATGTCGAAGCCGATTCGTGCCACCGTCACGTTGCTCCACGCACTGTTCTGTTACTTAGCGCTTTGTGTGAATTTCTCCGTCGCCGCCCAGCCGCCCGCCTGGCAGAGCGATTGGGACAAGACGGTCAAGGCCGCGGAAGACGAAGCCGCGGTGGTGCTCTACGTCACCGGCGCCTTCGAGCCGGTGTTTCGCGATACGTTTCAAAAGAAATATCCTAAGATCAAAGTGACCCTGGTGACCGGGCGCGGTCCCGATCTCAGCCAGCGCATCATGAGCGAGCGGCGCGCGGAAAAATTCGCCGTCGATCTCTACATCGGCGGCAATATTTCGCCGATCACGGTTTTTCACAAGGCGAAGATTTTAGAGCCGGTCAAAAACTTGCTACTGCTTCCCGAAGTGCTCGATCCAGCCGCTTGGTATGAGGGCAAACATCATTACGACGACGCCGAGAACCGTTTCATCTTCGTCTTCGAGGGCACGCCGCGCAGCGGCGAGATTACGTTCAACAGCAAACTGGTCAACCCCGCCGAGATCAAATCCTATTGGGACCTGTTGAACCCCAAATGGAAAGGCAAAATCGTCTCCACCGACCCGTTCCAGTCCGGTCCGATCAGCGCGGCGCAGATGTTTTTCTACAAGCAGCCCGAGCTTGGGCCGGAGTTTATCCGCCGGCTACACAGCGACACGGATATCACGATCCTACGCTCCAACGAGCAGTTGATGGATTGGTTGAGCACCGGCAAATACCTGTTTGGCTTCGGCGCCAGAAACGTCGACGATGCCATGATGCAAGGCTTGCCGCTCAATCAGTTCGCGCCGGCGGCGCTCAAGGAAGGTTCTTCAGTGACCGCCTATAACGGCACCTTGAGCTATTTCAACCGCGCGCCTCATCCCAACGCCGCCAAAGTTGCCGCCAACTGGCTCCTGTCGCGCGACGGCCAAAACGCTTGGCTCGACGCCAATCACAAAACCGGCGGGCTTTACGATTCTCTGCGTGAAGATATCTCCAAGGAAAAAGTCAGCGAGCGCGCCCGCCGAGTGAAGGGGGCGAAATTTCTCTGGCTCAACCCCGCCTGGATCGACGAGCTCGACGCCATCCGCGACATCATCAAAAAAGCTCTCGCCAGCGCCGGCAAAGCAAGGTAGGCAGGAAAAAAGCTCAAGAGCATGGTACAGTCGCTTTGAACGATTCCCAGATCGCGAGCGTCAAAGCTATCAGGTGATTTATGGCGGAACTTAAAAATAAACGTAAATGGCTGATCGCCGGCGGCGTGCTGGCCGGCTTGGTCGTGCTCGCCGGCGCGGCGGTCTTGAATCTCAACTCGCTGATCGCGCGCAACAAAGACTATTTGATCGGCCAGGCGGAGCAGGCCCTCGGTCGCAAGATCAAAGTCGGCGCCATCGAAGCGACGTTGTTCAGCGGCCTGGGCGTCAAGCTCGGCGATTTTTCCATGAGCGACGATCGGCAGTTTTCCAACGACGACTTCATCCGCGCCAAGGATTTACAAGTCAACGTTCGTTTCTGGCCCCTGTTGAAAAAAGACGTGCAGGTCAAACGGCTGATCCTGCACGATCCCGCCATCGTCGTGATCCGCAATGCGGCAGGCGAATTCAATTTCGCTACCATCGGCAAAAAGGATCCAGAATCTAAAGAAGCCAAAGAAGCCGCGGCAAAAGAAAAAGCCGAAAAGGAAAAGAAAGAGCGCGGCGAGAAAGAAAAAACTCCGGCGACCTATTTGGTTTCGCTAGTCGACATTTCCGGCGGCGAAGTGCGCTATCTCGACAAAAAAAGCGGCGCCGATGTGAAGCTCCAGCAAATCGATCTGCGTGTCGAGGATTTCGATTTGACCAAGCCGTTTACGGCCCAGCTCGCCGCGGCGGTTTATGCCGACAAGCAAAATTTAAAGCTCACTAGCAAGCTCGGGCCGCTGCCAGCCAACGGCGACTTCGGTCAGCTGCCCATGACCGGCAAGCTCGATGTCGATCCTCTCGACATGACCAAGCTCAAAGCCGCCGCGCCGAAGTTGCAAGAAGCTTTATCCAAAGATCTCGACCTCGCCGGCGTCTTTCGTCTCAAAGATTTGAAATTTTCCGGCACGCCCAAAGACTTGACCCTTAGCGCCCAGTTCGACGGCAGCAACGGCGCTGTGCGTTACGGTTCGTCGTTTCACAAACCGGCGGGCATGGCGCTGATGCTCGACGCCGATGCCCACTATCGTCCGGACCGCATCGAAATCAAAAAAGCCCAGCTCAAGATGCACACGCTGGACTTGGCGACCCAAGGCACAGTCCAACTCGGAGAAAGCACGGTGCTCGATCTCAGCCTCGACTCCAAACCGGCGTCCCTCGACGGTTGGGACAAAATCGTTCCGGCGCTGGCCAAGTATCAACTGAGCGGCACCATGGAGCTGCAAGCGAGAGTACGCGGCAAAGCCGGCAAGGGCAGCGCGCCGGAGATTCAAGGCTCCTTGAGCTTGGTCAAAGCCAGCATCAAGCCGCCGCAGTTTCCCAAGCCGCTGGAAAATCTCGACACCAAGATCAATTTCACCGGCCAGCGCGCCGACATCCGCGACATGACGTTGAGTCTCGGCAGTTCGCGCATCCGGCTCGCCGCCGCGGTGGAAAAATTTTCGCCCTTGACCTTCACCTACAAACTGACCACGCCGGAAATTTTTCCCGCCGATTACAACGCCGGCTTGAGCGAAGAGCGCAAGGGCGACGTGCTGCGCAACCTGCGCAGCGATGGACGATTCGGCATGGCCGGCGGCACCATCGCCTATCAAGGCACGGTCAATTCCGCCGACGGCAGACTTTATAACATTCCCTACAAGGCCCTCGACGCGACCATCTCGCTGGCCAACCAAGTAACCCAGATTCGCAATTTGAAAATCAACGCGCTCAGCGGCGTGGTGCAAATGGACGGCGAGTATTCGTTGAAAGAGGCGGTGCCGCAGTTTACCATGTCGACTAAAGTCCAAGGCATCGACATCAAGGAACTCTACACGGCGCTCGACGCCAAAGCCGAGCGCGACCTGCGCGGCAAATTGAACGCAGACATGAAGCTCGCCGGCGCCGGCAAGAGCTGGGAAGAAATCAAACCCGCGCTCAAGGGCCAGGGCTCGGCGGAAGTGTTGCAGGGCGCGCTGTTGAATTTCAACATCGCCGACGGCGCCCTGGGCGGCATCACCGGCATCCCGGGACTGACCAACATCATCAGTCCGTCGCTGCGCAGAAAATATCCCGAAACGTTTACGGCGAAGGATACCGAGTTTAAAGAAATGACCATGCTGCTCGACGTCGCCGACGGCCGCATCAACGTGAAAAACTTGCGTCTCGCCGCCGCGGAATTTCTCGTCCAAGGCGCCGGCTATGCTGAGTTCAGCCGCAAAGTCGATTTCCGTACGACCATCAACTTTTCCGAACGGCTCTCCGCCGATCTGACTCAAGCAGCGAAGGAAACCAAATATCTGCTCAACAATCAGGGCCAGCTCGAAGTACCCCTGGCGCTCACCGGCCGCCTGCCGAATGTCAAAGCGGTGCCCGACAGCCGCTACCTCGCGCAAATCGCCCAGCGCGGCTTCATGCGCAAAGGCATAGACGAACTGCAAAACCGTCTGGGCGGGAAACCCGCGCCGGCGCAGGAAGACAAAGGCGCCACCGACAATAAAAAGAAAAAACGCCCCACCGACGATTTGATCCGTAAGGGGCTTGAAGGATTGTTCAAACGTTGAGAGGTTAACACGGCAACAGCCAAGCGGGAGGGGTTGAAAGCCGCGCCTGCAATTAAAGAATTTTTTGCGACTTTTGCGTTCTTTGCGGCCAACACTCCGGATCCGAATCTCCAACTCTGTGTCATCTGTACTCTCTGTGGTGAATTCTCCCGCCCCCATCTTGATTCCGGTGATTTTATGCTTTAGAAAACAAGCCCATTGTGATTAAGATCAACCAACTCACCAAATCCTATTTCGCCCGCGAACTGTTCACCGACGTGACCTTTCAGATGAACGCCGGCGAGCGCCTGGGGCTGGTCGGCCGCAACGGCCACGGCAAATCGACGCTCTTCAAACTCATCTTGGGCGAGGAAGAGATCGACTCCGGACAGATTACCATTCCGCGCAACTATCGCATCGGCCATCTCCAGCAGCATCTACGGTTCCATCAGCCGACGATCTTGGCCGAGGCGGCTTTAGGATTGCCGGAGGAAGACGCCCATTCGATTTATAAGGCGGAGGCGATTCTGTTTGGCCTGGGATTTTCCCAGAGCGATCTGGAAAAAGCGCCCGAAGAATTTTCCGGCGGCTTTCAAATCCGCATCAACCTAGCCAAGCTTTTGCTCTCCGAT
This window harbors:
- a CDS encoding extracellular solute-binding protein encodes the protein MSKPIRATVTLLHALFCYLALCVNFSVAAQPPAWQSDWDKTVKAAEDEAAVVLYVTGAFEPVFRDTFQKKYPKIKVTLVTGRGPDLSQRIMSERRAEKFAVDLYIGGNISPITVFHKAKILEPVKNLLLLPEVLDPAAWYEGKHHYDDAENRFIFVFEGTPRSGEITFNSKLVNPAEIKSYWDLLNPKWKGKIVSTDPFQSGPISAAQMFFYKQPELGPEFIRRLHSDTDITILRSNEQLMDWLSTGKYLFGFGARNVDDAMMQGLPLNQFAPAALKEGSSVTAYNGTLSYFNRAPHPNAAKVAANWLLSRDGQNAWLDANHKTGGLYDSLREDISKEKVSERARRVKGAKFLWLNPAWIDELDAIRDIIKKALASAGKAR
- a CDS encoding AsmA family protein, with protein sequence MAELKNKRKWLIAGGVLAGLVVLAGAAVLNLNSLIARNKDYLIGQAEQALGRKIKVGAIEATLFSGLGVKLGDFSMSDDRQFSNDDFIRAKDLQVNVRFWPLLKKDVQVKRLILHDPAIVVIRNAAGEFNFATIGKKDPESKEAKEAAAKEKAEKEKKERGEKEKTPATYLVSLVDISGGEVRYLDKKSGADVKLQQIDLRVEDFDLTKPFTAQLAAAVYADKQNLKLTSKLGPLPANGDFGQLPMTGKLDVDPLDMTKLKAAAPKLQEALSKDLDLAGVFRLKDLKFSGTPKDLTLSAQFDGSNGAVRYGSSFHKPAGMALMLDADAHYRPDRIEIKKAQLKMHTLDLATQGTVQLGESTVLDLSLDSKPASLDGWDKIVPALAKYQLSGTMELQARVRGKAGKGSAPEIQGSLSLVKASIKPPQFPKPLENLDTKINFTGQRADIRDMTLSLGSSRIRLAAAVEKFSPLTFTYKLTTPEIFPADYNAGLSEERKGDVLRNLRSDGRFGMAGGTIAYQGTVNSADGRLYNIPYKALDATISLANQVTQIRNLKINALSGVVQMDGEYSLKEAVPQFTMSTKVQGIDIKELYTALDAKAERDLRGKLNADMKLAGAGKSWEEIKPALKGQGSAEVLQGALLNFNIADGALGGITGIPGLTNIISPSLRRKYPETFTAKDTEFKEMTMLLDVADGRINVKNLRLAAAEFLVQGAGYAEFSRKVDFRTTINFSERLSADLTQAAKETKYLLNNQGQLEVPLALTGRLPNVKAVPDSRYLAQIAQRGFMRKGIDELQNRLGGKPAPAQEDKGATDNKKKKRPTDDLIRKGLEGLFKR